The genomic DNA GCTCGCCCGCTTCATAAATTTCAACGAGTTTTTGCGAAATAACAGATTGGATACCCGCCGTATCTTTAATGTTTTTACGTTGCACTTCCAGTTTCAATTGGTCGATAAGCTCCATGACCGTCTCAAAGCCCACATCTGCTTGTAACAGCAGTTCTTCCAGTTCTTCAAAGAACTCCTCATCGACTTCTCGAAAGCGCGCGACGAGGTCATTTACTTTCGAAGTGAAGGAATCCCGCGTTTTTGTGAGACCATCTTTAAATTTCTCAGTTACCGCTTCATTTGTGCCCGTAATTTTTTCTTTTAATCGCTTAAAAAATGACAATGACCTACACTCCTTTACATAATGGCTTCTTCTGGTATCTCCGAAAGTTTGACAGAAATAAGCTTCGAGACACCCGATTCTTGCATCGTAATCCCGTATAGCACATCTGCACCTTCCATCGTCCCTTTTCGATGCGTAATGACGATGAATTGTGTCTTCTCAGAGAACTTTTTCAAATATTTACTGTAACGTATGACATTGGCCTCGTCGAGTGCCGCTTCGACTTCATCGAGAATACAAAACGGTACGGGCCGCACTTCGATAATGGAAAAGAGAAGGACGATTGCTGTCAATGCCCGTTCTCCACCAGAAAGCAGACTTAGATTTTGCAATTTCTTTCCTGGTGGCCGCGCAACAATATCGACACCTGTTTCAAGCAGGTTCCCCGGTTGCGTGAGGATTAAATCGGCATCTCCACCACCAAACATCTCTTTAAATACATGTCGGAATCGATTCTGAACTGCATTAAACGTCGTCGAAAATCGAAGTGTCATCTCCGTATCCATTTCAGCCATGGCTTCATGTAACGTATTTTTTGCCTCAAGCAAATCATTTCTTTGCTCAGTCAAAAACTGATGACGCTCTGAAACCTCCATATATTCAACGATGGAACCCGGGTTAACAGGACCTAAAGCGTTCAACTCATTTTTCAATTGCTCAACCTTGTCCCTCGTCTGTTGCTCATCGAAATCAGCTGCGATATCCGTGTCCGGGTACAAACCATAGTCATCGAGTAAACGCTCTGTAATCGCTTCGTACCTTACCTCAAGGCGAGAGATAGACACGGTCACCGCATTCAAAGCAGTATTCGCTTCACTAGCACGATTTCTCAGCTGCCGCAGCGACGTAACCATTTTATCCATGTTCTCTGCCAACTCTTTACGCTGCTCTCGCCCTTGCTCAATCGCCAGTTCAATCGATACTTTGTCCGTAAACGCTTTATCAATCTTCCCAGCGATTTCTTCCGCAGTTAACTCTTTACCTTCCGCATTTCCTGTGAAAAATTGCTGTTCATCCTGTAATGCAGCAAGCTTGTGTTCCAATTGCTCGTAGGATTGTTCCATGTCAGCAATAGATGCTTGTTGGTGCGCCCGCTGTTCGCGTAAAACAGCGATTTGTTCACGTAACTTGTTGTATCGATTCGTCAACGTCGCTTCTTCGTTACGTCGATCAGCCGCCAAACGCTCAAGTGTTTCCACTTCCACTTGGATTGTTTCGAGTACCTTTTTCACTTGCCCATGTTGTTGTTGCAAAACCGCTTTCGCTTTCAAAAGTTCCGTACCCGTATTTTCAACCCCACGTCTGCCGATTTCCATCGAAGCCACTTCTGATTCAACAGCTTTGATAGATATATCCGTTTCTCGAACAGCCGATTCAGCAGTAGCTACTTCCATTTGTAGACTTTCTGTCAACGTGCGCAGTTGTTCTGTTTCATGTAAATTTTTCGCAACCGCCATTTTGGTATCGCCAATTTTCATAGTAGCTGTTTCAATGGAATCAGCCATTTGCGTCAACTGGACCTTCAAAGTTTCCAGCTCGGCTTTTCGCGTAAAGACAGATGCCTGTCCTTTCACACCGCCTCCTGTAAGCGAACCACCAGCATTCACAACGTCCCCATCAATTGTCACGATACGGAAACGATAGCCAAGCATTTTCGCGATAGCAGAGGCACCAGCAAGCGTTTTAACAACAATCGTGTTCCCTAACAAATTTTCCGTAATAATGGTATACGCTTTTTCCGTTTGTACGAGACCATCCGCCGTCCCAATAAACTCAGGATGTTGCGCAACCGTACTTAGCGTAGACGGTTGAATTTTCCGCGACTTCATGACATCTCTAGGAAGGAATGTCGCACGACCAGCATTTTTCGCCTTCAAATAGCCGATTGCCTTCCTCGCCTCTTGTTCTGTCGCTGTCACAATATGCTGCATTGCACCGCCAAGTGCTGTTTCAACGGCTTTGACATACGCTTTGTCAACAGAAATTAGTTCTGCAACGGCACCATCAATACCAGATAACTTGTTAGATTTTTTTGCAACAAGCACTTCCCGCACACCTGAGTAAAAACCAGAGAAATCCGCTTCCATGCTTTCTAATGCACGCAAACGCCCACGCATCTCATGCTGTTTGTTGAGTGCATGTTGCATGAGTTCCTGCTGGTTTCCGAGTTCAGCTTCCGCTTTTCGAGCTGCTTGTAGCGATTGTCGATAAGCCTGATCTGTTGTCGTCAACTGCTGTTTTAATTCAGCGAGCTTCTTTACCCTCGAAGCCTTCTCTGTAGCTAACCCCTGAAGTCGCTCTTTTAACGTGGCCGTTTGTTGTAAAATCCTTTCAGAAGATGACTTTTCCCCTTCAAGATTTTCATCCATATGTTTCAAATCGTTGCGGATCGTCGCTTCCTCATTCAATCGATCAATATACGATGACTTCAACTCTTCAATTTCAATTTCTGTTTCTTTAACCGACCGTTTCAAAATTTGGGAAATACCATCCATCTCTACGGATATTGCCCCATATTCTTTTTCATTCACAATCTGTTTCTCGCGTGCTAGCTTCAGTTTTCCCACTAATTCCGTACGTTCTTTTTCGGCAGCTGCCAACTCCAGTTGCAGTCGCTCCAGTTGTTGGTCTGCATTCCGTCGTTTTTCAAGCGATAACAGACGTCGACCTTCCCATTTCTCAGTTGTAGCCGTTGCCTCGACAAGCTTCCTTTGGAGCGTTTCCACTTCTTTATCGATATCTGCAAGTTGTGTACTCAACTTGGTAGAAGCTTCTTCGGCAGTCTTCGCCTCATTTTCTAGTCGTTCTTTCTCTTGATCGAGCTGCTCAGCTTGCTCAAATTCAGCAAGGAGCTTACTGCGCAAATTCCCTGCATCATAGTTGAGCAATAGTACATCAGCTTCTCGTGTCTCTTCCGATAGTACCTTATGCTTTTCAGCTGCTTCCGCACTATGTTTTAGCGGTTCAATTCTCGTATCCAATTCTTTTAAAATATCAAGCACTCGATCCAGATTGTCCTCTGTTTCAAACAGTTTATGCTCTGCTTTCTTTTTTCGCGTTTTATATTTCAGAACGCCAGCTGCTTCATCAAAAATACTCCGTCGATCTTCTGGACGGCTATTTAATATTTCATCAACCCGGCCTTGCGAAATAATCGAAAATGCTTCTTTTCCAAGACCTGAGTCCATAAAAATATCATTAATATCTTTGAGCCGACATTGTTGACCGTTCAATAAATAGGCACTTTCACCTGAACGAAAAACGCGTCGACTGACACTGATTTCCGTATAATCAAGTGGAAATAATCCTTTACTGTTATCAAAAATGAGCGTTACTTCCGCAAAATTAAGTGGTTTTCGGGAATCGCTACCGACAAAAATGACATCTTCCATTTTAGCGCCACGTAGCGATTTCGCGGACTGTTCACCTAGCACCCAACGAATAGCATCCGTAATATTACTTTTCCCGCTACCATTCGGACCGACAATGGCTGTTACACCCGGGACAAAATCAATGCCGACACGCTCTGCAAATGATTTGAAACCCATAATTTCAATTCTTTTAAGAAACACGATTAAATCTCTCCTTCAGCCTGCCGACCCTTCAATTCTTGAATTGCATGGCGAGCTGCTTCTTGTTCGGCTTCTTTTTTCGATTTCCCTAGACCAGACCCCAGCTGCTGTTCACCAAGTCGAACAACCGTCACGAATTTCTTGGCATGAGCAGGGCCTTTTTCTTCGATGATTTCGTATAGAAGTTGACCGCTATTTGTCTGCTGAACAATTTCTTGCAGACGGCTTTTGTAATCCATCACATGCGAAAAAGCACCGACGCTGATTTTCGGAAAGACAATTTGTTCAAGGAAGGGGGTTACCGCTTCCATCCCCTGGTCTATGTACAAAGCACCTATAAATGCCTCAAAGACGTCAGCAAGAAGGGCAGGACGCATTCGGCCACCCGTCTGTTCTTCGCCTTTTCCTAGAAGTATATAATCGCCAAAACCTAGCTCATTCGAAAACTTCACAAGAGAGGGTTCACAAACAATTGCCGCACGTAATTTCGTCAGTTCTCCTTCACTCATATTAGGCTCTGTTGAATAAAGGAACCGAGACACACCTAGCTCTAACACTGCATCTCCTAAAAATTCAAGTCTTTCGTTATCGGTGAAATTTTTCCTCCGATGCTCATTCACATATGATGAATGCGTAAAGGCATTATATAGCAATGATTTATCGATAAATGGAATCGCTAATCTCGCTTGTAACTCATCAAACTTATTCCTCACCGCTACCGGTAAAGATGCGTTTGTATTCTTTTCTCTGTAGTTGCGCTTATTGGTCATAATCGATTCTGCCTTTCGTACATAATGCATATAATTTTACCCTTTTCTTAGCCTTAGTGCAAAAAAGATTCATACACAACCGAAAAGAGACACTTTCAGTCCTTTCTAGTAGGAAAGGACGAAAGCGTCTCCGTCGGATTACACCTTATTTTACTTTCGATTCGATATACGAAACTGCATTACCGACCGTTGAAATATTTTCAGCGTCATCATCGGAAATTTCCATTTCGAACTCATCTTCTAATTCCATTACAAGCTCTACGACGTCTAGTGAATCTGCGCCGAGATCGTCACGGAAAGAAGCTTCTGGTTTCACTTCACTCTCATCGACACCTAGGCGATCGACGATTACTTTCGTTACACGTTCAAGTACTGTTGACAAATTTGTCACCTCCCCTCAAGAAATGCAATGCGGAAGGCGCCGGTTTTATAGGACGTGACCTAAGTTCACCGCTTCCTGCGGCAACGGTTACGTGACCTACATCCTGTAGGATCCCGACAGGCATAAGTCGGTGTAGCAACGTGGCGTTCTTTGCCACATAGTTAAACTGCTATCGAGGAACACAGTCTAGGAACGCCGCGTCCTGCGGCAACGACTGCGTAACTCACATCCTGTGAGCCTTCGAGGAGCTGGCGCCTGGAGCTAGACACCCCAAATACACAAACACCTTTATTACATTACCATGCCACCGTCAACATGGATAGTCTGTCCTGTAATATAAGCTGCATCATCTGATAATAAAAACAGAACGGACTTCGCTACATCTGCTGGACTTCCCAACTTGCCAAGTGGAATTGCCCCAAGCATCTGACTTTTAACATCTTCGTTCAAAGCATCCGTCATGTCTGTTGTAATGAAACCAGGTGCAACGGCATTGACGTTAATATTCCGAGAGGCAAGCTCTTTCGCCGCCGTCTTCGTAAAGCCAATGACACCCGCTTTGGCTGCCACATAGTTTGCTTGTCCAGCATTGCCAGAAACGCCAACAATTGATGCCACGTTGACAATCTTTCCAGCGCGTTGGCGCATCATTTGACGTGTGACACCTTTCGTACAAAGGAATACGCCTTTTAAGTTAATGCTGATGACATCATCCCACTCGTCATCTTTCATACGCATTAGTAAATTATCTCTCGTAATTCCTGCATTGTTCACAAGAATATCAATCGAGCCAAACGTCTCTAGCGTTTTATCGACCATTTCTTTCACACTATCCGCATTCGAAACGTCCGCTTGAATCGCGAAAGCTTCTCCACCAGCAGCCGTGATCAAGTTAACCACTTCGTCAGCCCGATCTTTGCTACCACTATAGTTTACAGCCACACGTGCTCCTTCTTGTGCAAGTAACAACGCGATTTCACGACCAATTCCGCGTGACGCTCCTGTAACGATTGCTGCTTTCCCTGCAAATCTTCCCATTACGACCACCCTTTCGATGCTTCGATTACCGCTTGTAACGTTTCTTCATCATAGACCGGTAGTACTGTAGCACTGCGATCGATTTTTTTCACCAATCCACTCAATACTTTACCTGGACCACATTCGATGAAATGCGTAACGCCAAGTTCAAGCAGTGTACGGACAGAATCTTCCCAAAGAACAGGAGAATACAATTGTTCGACCAGATATTGTTGAATGTCATTGTGATTTTCTACAACAGACGCATTCACATTGGCGATGACGGGAATCGCAGCGTTTTTCATTTCTACATTAGCCAATGTTGCACTTAACTTTTCAGCAGCCGGTTTCATAAGTGAAGAATGGAACGGTCCACTTACATCAAGCGGAATCGCTCTTTTTGCGCCCGCTTCTTTCAGTTGCACACATGCTTTTTCAACGCCTGCTTTCGTTCCTGAAATGACAATTTGTCCAGGACAATTCAAGTTAGCCGGTTGAACCGCAAAACCCTCCGCCGTAATAGCATCTGTTACTTCTTTAAGCTTTTCGCCATCCAAGCCTAGAATGGCAGCCATGGCACCTTCACCAGCTGGAACCGCCTCGTTCATGTACAAACCGCGATTATGGACAACTGATACGCCATCTTCAAATGACATTACCCCCGATGCCACTAGCGCTGTATACTCTCCGAGGCTATGCCCCGCTGTATACGCTGGTGTAATGCCTTCTTCGACTAATCGTGCCGCAATCATCGAACCGACTGTTAGAAGCGCTGGCTGAGCGTTATACGTTAGCGTCAGCTCCTCTTGAGGCCCCTCTATAATCAGTTTGCTCAATGGAAAATTCAGCACTTGGTCCGCTTGCTCCAAAAAATGCTTGCTGCCCGCATGCGTTTCGCTGAATTCTTGCCCCATCCCAACCGATTGCGATCCTTGTCCCGGAAAAATAAATGCCACTTTTGTCATTGTTTATCCACCTTTCCAATCGTTTCACGAATTGTTCCACAAACATCGTACTGCGCCATTGTCCGTGCTTGGCGAACTGCATTCAAAATCGCATTGGCATTGGAAGAGCCATGCGCCTTGATGACAGGTGATTTCAAGCCAAACAAACCGGCTCCGCCGTACTCCGTATAATCCATTTTTGTTTTCAAACCGCGCAACCCGTCTTTCACGAGCACAGCAGATAATTTGGATTTCAAAGAAGCGCCATACACTTCTTTCAGCATAGAAAAGAAGGATAATGCCGTCCCTTCAATCGTTTTCAACACGACATTTCCCGTAAAGCCGTCCGTCACCACAACATCCGCAACACCATTTAACAATTCACGTGATTCAACGTTGCCGATGAAATTGATGGGCGCTTTTGCTAACAACTCAAATGCCACCTTCGTCAATTCGTTCCCTTTGCCTTCTTCAGTTCCGATATTCAATAAACCAATACGCGGTTTGTCAATGCCCCGTACTTTTTCCGCATAAATACTTCCCATAATGGCATATTGCTCAAGATGAGACGGTTTCGCATCTGCATTTGCGCCCAAATCCAGCATGACAAAACCTGTGCCATCAATCGTCGGCAATGTCGGTGCAAGCGCAGGGCGTTCAATACCATCAATGCGGCCAACCACGAACAAGCCAGCTGCCATTAACGCACCTGTATTCCCCGCCGATACGCAAGCATCTGCTTCTCCATCTTTTACCGCCTGTGCCATTCTCACCATGGAGGCATCCTTTTTACGTCGAATTGCACGCACAGGCTCATCATCTGGTTCAATTATTTCCGTACAATGGATCACCTTTAAACGAGCATGTTCCTTTAAAAAAGGAGCCATCACCTGTTCATCTCCATAAATATGTATGTGTATATCATTGAATGCATCTAGACTGTCGAGTACACCCGCAATGATTGCCTCGGGCGCATGATCCCCACCCATTCCGTCTACCGCTATAATCATTTCGATTCCTCCCGCTTCTTGTCAGTCGTCCGATACATATAAAATTCGCCGGTGAATACTGTTTCATCACTGACGGTCGAAATCACTTCGACGAGCGTTCTTCTTTCCAACAAACTTTCTTTTTTCACCTCGGCGCGTGCGACTACTCGGTCCCCCGCTTTGACAGGCTTTAAAAAGTGGATGGTCGATTTCACCGTTAACGCCAAATCATCATCCATCACC from Sporosarcina sp. FSL K6-1522 includes the following:
- the smc gene encoding chromosome segregation protein SMC is translated as MFLKRIEIMGFKSFAERVGIDFVPGVTAIVGPNGSGKSNITDAIRWVLGEQSAKSLRGAKMEDVIFVGSDSRKPLNFAEVTLIFDNSKGLFPLDYTEISVSRRVFRSGESAYLLNGQQCRLKDINDIFMDSGLGKEAFSIISQGRVDEILNSRPEDRRSIFDEAAGVLKYKTRKKKAEHKLFETEDNLDRVLDILKELDTRIEPLKHSAEAAEKHKVLSEETREADVLLLNYDAGNLRSKLLAEFEQAEQLDQEKERLENEAKTAEEASTKLSTQLADIDKEVETLQRKLVEATATTEKWEGRRLLSLEKRRNADQQLERLQLELAAAEKERTELVGKLKLAREKQIVNEKEYGAISVEMDGISQILKRSVKETEIEIEELKSSYIDRLNEEATIRNDLKHMDENLEGEKSSSERILQQTATLKERLQGLATEKASRVKKLAELKQQLTTTDQAYRQSLQAARKAEAELGNQQELMQHALNKQHEMRGRLRALESMEADFSGFYSGVREVLVAKKSNKLSGIDGAVAELISVDKAYVKAVETALGGAMQHIVTATEQEARKAIGYLKAKNAGRATFLPRDVMKSRKIQPSTLSTVAQHPEFIGTADGLVQTEKAYTIITENLLGNTIVVKTLAGASAIAKMLGYRFRIVTIDGDVVNAGGSLTGGGVKGQASVFTRKAELETLKVQLTQMADSIETATMKIGDTKMAVAKNLHETEQLRTLTESLQMEVATAESAVRETDISIKAVESEVASMEIGRRGVENTGTELLKAKAVLQQQHGQVKKVLETIQVEVETLERLAADRRNEEATLTNRYNKLREQIAVLREQRAHQQASIADMEQSYEQLEHKLAALQDEQQFFTGNAEGKELTAEEIAGKIDKAFTDKVSIELAIEQGREQRKELAENMDKMVTSLRQLRNRASEANTALNAVTVSISRLEVRYEAITERLLDDYGLYPDTDIAADFDEQQTRDKVEQLKNELNALGPVNPGSIVEYMEVSERHQFLTEQRNDLLEAKNTLHEAMAEMDTEMTLRFSTTFNAVQNRFRHVFKEMFGGGDADLILTQPGNLLETGVDIVARPPGKKLQNLSLLSGGERALTAIVLLFSIIEVRPVPFCILDEVEAALDEANVIRYSKYLKKFSEKTQFIVITHRKGTMEGADVLYGITMQESGVSKLISVKLSEIPEEAIM
- the plsX gene encoding phosphate acyltransferase PlsX — its product is MIIAVDGMGGDHAPEAIIAGVLDSLDAFNDIHIHIYGDEQVMAPFLKEHARLKVIHCTEIIEPDDEPVRAIRRKKDASMVRMAQAVKDGEADACVSAGNTGALMAAGLFVVGRIDGIERPALAPTLPTIDGTGFVMLDLGANADAKPSHLEQYAIMGSIYAEKVRGIDKPRIGLLNIGTEEGKGNELTKVAFELLAKAPINFIGNVESRELLNGVADVVVTDGFTGNVVLKTIEGTALSFFSMLKEVYGASLKSKLSAVLVKDGLRGLKTKMDYTEYGGAGLFGLKSPVIKAHGSSNANAILNAVRQARTMAQYDVCGTIRETIGKVDKQ
- the fabG gene encoding 3-oxoacyl-[acyl-carrier-protein] reductase; this translates as MGRFAGKAAIVTGASRGIGREIALLLAQEGARVAVNYSGSKDRADEVVNLITAAGGEAFAIQADVSNADSVKEMVDKTLETFGSIDILVNNAGITRDNLLMRMKDDEWDDVISINLKGVFLCTKGVTRQMMRQRAGKIVNVASIVGVSGNAGQANYVAAKAGVIGFTKTAAKELASRNINVNAVAPGFITTDMTDALNEDVKSQMLGAIPLGKLGSPADVAKSVLFLLSDDAAYITGQTIHVDGGMVM
- the rnc gene encoding ribonuclease III, which encodes MTNKRNYREKNTNASLPVAVRNKFDELQARLAIPFIDKSLLYNAFTHSSYVNEHRRKNFTDNERLEFLGDAVLELGVSRFLYSTEPNMSEGELTKLRAAIVCEPSLVKFSNELGFGDYILLGKGEEQTGGRMRPALLADVFEAFIGALYIDQGMEAVTPFLEQIVFPKISVGAFSHVMDYKSRLQEIVQQTNSGQLLYEIIEEKGPAHAKKFVTVVRLGEQQLGSGLGKSKKEAEQEAARHAIQELKGRQAEGEI
- the fabD gene encoding ACP S-malonyltransferase gives rise to the protein MTKVAFIFPGQGSQSVGMGQEFSETHAGSKHFLEQADQVLNFPLSKLIIEGPQEELTLTYNAQPALLTVGSMIAARLVEEGITPAYTAGHSLGEYTALVASGVMSFEDGVSVVHNRGLYMNEAVPAGEGAMAAILGLDGEKLKEVTDAITAEGFAVQPANLNCPGQIVISGTKAGVEKACVQLKEAGAKRAIPLDVSGPFHSSLMKPAAEKLSATLANVEMKNAAIPVIANVNASVVENHNDIQQYLVEQLYSPVLWEDSVRTLLELGVTHFIECGPGKVLSGLVKKIDRSATVLPVYDEETLQAVIEASKGWS
- a CDS encoding acyl carrier protein, with the translated sequence MSTVLERVTKVIVDRLGVDESEVKPEASFRDDLGADSLDVVELVMELEDEFEMEISDDDAENISTVGNAVSYIESKVK